A window of Danio aesculapii chromosome 16, fDanAes4.1, whole genome shotgun sequence genomic DNA:
ATTACTAACTGGAATACATTAATAACTGgaatacattacattaataacTGGAATACATTAATAacttaatgtatattaataatggAATAACTTGAATacttaatgtatattaataactgGAATACATTAATAACTGGAAtacattaataactataaaattaacttaaataaaaaaaaatcatgggtGCTTGACTAGCAGATCCTTTTTCAGTCTATATGTGCATGCCAAtctatttaatatacaaaaaaaaatatttgtaagttAGAACTATATTTGCAGGAAGGAACTGTTTTAAAGATATAAGTGAAACCTGAGCTCATAATTGTATAAATAGCTGGTCATGTGTGGGTTGAGCTAATGTGTGAAGTGTGAATTCCCATGCTGAAGAATGTCAATCTGCAATTGCTAAAATGTGTCTCTGTTGAGGTGTGATGTATTGTGTGTAACATAAACGCTAGGCTGGGCACAACCAAAAGAGTCTGAGAGAATTTCTACCTAAAGTGCATTGTGAGTTACTTTTAAGCATGAGTTACAAATATTAATGAAACGTATTTACAATATATGTGAAGCGCCACTTTTGCATTCTGCACTGTCACAGAGTCACTATATAGCAACTCTAGCAGGAGTTAACCAGTGGGTCAGATTAGAGGAAGTTACTCAATGAAGGgttgaagattgaagaaacagcTGTGAATgctaaaacagaaaagaaaaccgAGAGAAATGGATTGTAAAATGGCTGATAAGGGACACGTATGTTTGCAGCTGGGACTAATGGTTTTCTGTTCACTTCtcaaaggtaaataataatataataaaatgctgTTGAATGTTTCGCAACATTTAGTTTAAACTTTTGCTAATGAATTCACAAATATTAGTGTCATACAGAAATCTgctgattattatttttcattgagCGTTTGTTGAATAGTTTATTCTACACAGTATGTAGCAACATCACGTTTGTTTCAGGAACCAGTGGAGTAGCAGACACTCATGTGTTCTTCAGTTCTGGTGAAAATGTCCGTCTGCCCTGTAATAATGCTCTTTCTGATTGCACATCAACTACATGGATCTATACCAGAAATTCAGAGACGGTTGAACTGGTTGGTGTAGGGAAACTGAAGAACAACACAGAGAGACTGAGTCTGGGCTCTGACTGCTCTCTGAACATCAAGAAAGCCACAAAAGAAGATTATGGATCTTACAGCTGCCGACAATATGTGAATGGAGAACAATATGGAAATGATGCACCTGTTTATCTGACTGTTCTAAATGGtaattttaatagtaattttaaAAAGATCATATTCTTCCTTCAAACTGACGTGTAATTATAGGAGTgaaatcttgttttcactttcagTCTCTCCATCACCCTCTCAGACTGAGATCAGTGCAGGCAGATCTGTGACTCTCTCCTGTcagctgtattattattattatggagtCTCTTGTGATACTTTGTTCCGTACTGAAGGAAATCAGCTGATGTGGGTGAATCAGGCTGGTGAGAATCTGATGACAAACTCCAGATATCAGATATCAGATTTGTCCTCAAGTCGCTGTGTGATCAGTCTGACTACAACACTCCTGAATGAAGATCACAACAGAGAGTGGAGATGTCAGCTTGCTCAGGGAAATCAAATAAAGACCTCAGCCTCATTCACTGTCAAGTACTCAGGTGAGAAAACTATATATCAGTTTAAATAACCCTTAATGGAAAAGATCATTGACATAATCCGCACATACCAATGAGTCTATAGATGCTTTTGGTCTGACACATAATCTGTCAAAGCATATTCAAATAAATCAAAGCAGCTCTTCATAATAATGTTCTGGTTAGGAAGGAATTGAAACTTAGCAAGTATTTTTAACTCCTATATTTGTATTGTGATGATTACACTCAACTTTTGTAGGGTTAACAACAGTGTGGTGACAAGTGGTTTGTGGTTAGTTTGAATATAGGCTGAAAAGCTTTGATGGTAAAATATAATGCTTGACTATGTACATCCCTGTGACAAGTTCAAAATAATAGTCGCTCTGACTGTTATATAAgcacatgcatacatactgtTACTAACTTACGGTAAACCTGAAAGATTTGAgtatatttatgcaaataaacCAAATGAACAGGTTTATTAAATTTGACCTTATACTTAAACATTTGGTaacttgttaatattattagagAAAGTGGTAGTATTGTGTCGAATTTTGGACATTAATAGCAAAAGCaattataagaaaatataaaGATTTTGGTTCAAAAACAATGATCTATAACTGATTCATAATATAgaactgaattatttattataacataaaCAGATATAGGTTAACTTAAATAGCCCTACCAacataaaaatgtgcacttttgcaCTTTTCTAAAgatatcttgaaaaaaaaaagtaattatttagaacaacaatattcatttataataatataattatttcttcAAGGTATTGATACACAATAGCTTGTGAAGTTTGATATAAAGAGGGGCACGAGCTCCAGTACTTCTGTATTGTGTgagttgctttaaaaaaaaggtttagagTTAACAAGTTTATACAGCATTTGCTACTTACTTGTTTTTGCATTCATTCTTTACAGCTTCTAATGCAACAACAGTCAAACCAGCACAAGGTAAATAATGATTAAGCCACATGACCTTATGCAGCTGATCTGCCTTAAATAAATCTCCAGAAAATGAATGGTTCATTAATTGAGGGAAAATCCTAATGTTAGAGCACAAGGCATCATAAAAGTCGacccaaatataaataattaaataataacttgttagtctatattatttttattattcataattatgTGTGCAAATTTTGCTACACTTACATTGACACACCCTCAATCGCTCGATTCTCCTTTTCCAAAGGAGAGTCGGCTTCATATTTCCACTCCAGCACCTATTCTGCTGTAGCACCAATCTGAATTAAATTGTAATTCACATTAAGATGGGCAGTCGTGAGCCGCAGTTTTACTTCTTTAATATTTCAGTTAGTTAACTTAAAAGGGCATTTAAATATTTAGAGTTAACAAGTTTCTACAGATGTTCCAAGTCTTTTCTACTTACTATGTTTTTGTGTTCATTCTTTACAGATTCAGACAGTGCTGTGACACCAGAAAATAAAACAGAAGGtacatgatgataatgatgattaagtcacatgacatgatgCAGATCAGCTTTAAATAAGTTCAGCTCAGTAATTTAGTTTGCGCAAAATTTGACAAAGACTAAACAAGTCCTCAACCCTCAGAAAAAAAGTAGCTGAAAATAACTAAAAGAATCTTGTTAAATGCTTAAATCTAAACTTGTCACAGTTTGGCAAAATTTAGTatccatttatataaaaaatgtcatCTTTGAGGATCACGTGTGTGTTAAAATAACCAGTTTAACACAAGTgagatgtaattaaattaaatatatgaatgtgATATACAGTACTGAAGCATATTTTTTAAGTACTAAAAAAGTAGACCCCTAATTGTTAATGTATAATTGACTTATTTACTTGGACACTTGATAaggtgtttcaggtgtgtttgggtcAAGGTTGAAGCTGAACTTTAAGTAGGAGCAGGTTGGAGATAAACGTTGTGACCTATATTTTAGTTCTGATTTTCACTTGCTGACAGGTATCATGAAATCTCCAACAAATGCCCAAAACTGGAGGCAAATATGTGTTCTTTCATGCTATTGTGACAGTCACTTAGTGTGAATTATTAAAAATGCGATCAGAGAAAATTGCAGACAACTGAAATtattggcatgctaaatatcaaCCTGTCTGTGGTTCAAAATCCTGCTGTATGAAAAGAGTTTTGACTGCAAACACATCGGCAATGACCTACAGTCATAAGAGAACAAGATACAGGACAGCAGGGAGTTTGGGGAGGAGTTATAAACCACAATAGCCAGAACATGGATTCAGTGTGGAGAAAGGCTTCTTCTAAGTCTTTTTAGACACAAGAAATgaagaaaagtttgaaaaaactaGCAggaatgttttcagtgttttgttttaGTTGTAGCCTACCACAGGAAGGTGCCATTTCCAATCTAGCATGAGAAGTCTGGTTTCACAAGTGATCTTGCGTTCTTTATAATGAGTTAATATGTGCATTTAGTTGTGAAACAGGGTCAACGAACCAGACTCTTTTCTCTGCGATTTTTCCTGTAGTGAAGTCCTGCAGTGTGTAGCCTCCTGTCACTGATCCATcatacaatgtaaacacagaaatAACTGATTGCTATATTAATACAGTGTGAAAACAACTGTGATCTGATGATTTAAAAATCATTGTTTTGTTATCTCAGCATTAGTCCGATTATCTTGAAATTTGACATGTAGTGTCACAGGTGGATGTAGTTTGAACACCTATTAGACAAGGTTAATGAAGGCCTATTGGAATGAAACTCCAttgcatgtgtgcatgtgcagATCATTATCTGAGCATGTTTAAAATTTGAGTTAGTTAACATGTTTAGAGTTAACTAGTTTCTACAGATGTTCCAAGTATTCTCTACTCACCATGTTTTTGTATTCATTCTTTACAGATTCAGACCGTGCTGTGACACCAGAAAATAAAACAGAAGGtacatgatgataatgatgattaagtcacatgacatgatgCAGATCAGCTTTAAATAAGTTCAGCTCTGTAATTTAGTTTGGGTAAAATCTGACAGAGACTAAACAAGGGGCGCTACAACAATCAAAATGCTGAATCCAAAATCTCCCAATAACCTCATTCTCCATTCCCTATTATCccactttttttttccagaagacccctattttaacattcaaaatcTCTAGTCCTCAACCCTCAAAAAAACCTTAGCTTATaagaatttaaaaatgaattcatATCAGCTAAAGTTTAATAAAAGTtaccattttatataaaaaaaacataatcttaGAGGATTGTGTATggtaaaataatgaattttaCCTGATGAGaggtaattgaattaaatatattaattagatATACTGAAGCATGCATATATTTTATACCGAAAAAAAGTTGACCACCAATAGATAATGTATGATTCACACACTGTCAGTAATTATCAAGTAGTCCTCAACATCTTAATCCTATAGAGTCTGTGTGTAATTTCTAAGAATAAGCCACTGAGTGATGTCTGCTCATTTTGAACAGTTTTGCTCAAGAACCACTGCTGTCAATCCATTTGTAAAATGTCCTAGGATTTTCAACCTCAAAAAAGTGTTGCTGTTATCTCCTGACTGCCtagattaataattaataactacAATTAGTAAACTGGATGAATTCTATGTCATTTCTCCTTCAGTGATCGCTGCTGTGGCTGTTGTGTTTGCTGCATTAGCTGTGGTCTTTGTTGCTGTGTTTTGGGTGGTCTTTAAAAAAAGAGCTGGTGGGTTTTTGAAATATGATGTTTTCAattaaaagtttattcattattaaatcatttttCATCAAGTTAACTGGACAACAAAAAGTaagtatttataataaatacttatatatatataatttttttttttttttaggtaatcCAAGACAGGCTGCCAACACTGATGTAAGTTATGTGTTGCCAGATATTTAGATTTTGTTAAGTTGAATAAAGTATGTAATTTGCACAAGTACTTACAACTGCTTGTTATCAAAAGGCCAGAGATCCGAATCAACATAAAGAAAACTATGAAAAAATCAACACTGCGGTAAGTTCAGTCATGCcagataattaaatttaattagctTTTAGTTCAATAATGTGTGTAGTTGACACATTTACTGTTTGTTTACTGTAATGTCTCAATTGTTTGTTGTGTAATGGTGAAGGATGATGGAGCATATGAAACAATCACCATGTCCGTTCCTTCTGCGCAAAATGCTAATGTGAGTACAAAATGACCGTTCATTCAATATATTTTTCGATTTGTCCTGTCCACAATGCATTTTAATCAGATCTTTTGCTCTACTTTAACTAGTGTAGTGACAGATGTCTTTTTTATACTATCACTAACTTGCATTGTTTCCACTGATGTTTAGGAACAGAAAGATGATGTGACCTACTCTGAGGTTACTTTATCTAATAAAGGAAACAAGCAGGTAAAACTGGACAATatgagttttttttacagtatagcttTACATTAATTTGttctttatttgtgtgtttgaaaAATGCACCTCTTCTCTAAGTCTATATTATGCTGATATGTCCGGATTAACTGAATGGAATATTGTGTTCTTTCAGGATCGTTGTAATGAAACGGTGACTTACGTGACCATAAGAGAAACTGAATGTGCACCTCAGGATGTACTTTATGCCActgtgaagtaaaaaaaatttaagcaaATCACCAGTTATGCAAATCATTGCATGATCTAATATAATCtgcaaattagcatttttgcacAACTATTGAGATTTGTGTTTTTGGTATTTGGaagaattatatatattacatttacaggCAATACAAAAGtctatagtgcttttcacaataactatcatttcaaagcagctttacaaaaggatTACAATCAAAATCTGAGAGAGTTGGTTTGGTGTGCTGAGTATAGGAAGGACAGTATATACAGTTATGTCAATAAGTAttgggacatcaacacaattctattggcgctatacaccaacacaatcaatttgaattgaaacaaaccgcagactgtcagctttaatttgagggtatttacatccaaatcaggtgaacgctgtaggaattacaacagtttgcatatgtgcctcctacttgttaagggtccaaaagtaattggacagaataataatcataaatcaaactttcactttttaatacttggttgcaaatcctttgcagtcaattacaacCTGAAGtctaaagctgacagtctgcagttaaagcacatctttcatttcaaatctattgtgttggtgtataaagcaaaaaatgttagaattgtgtcgatgtcagAATATTTATAGACctaattgtatgtatgtatatacagtttattagtcgccctaaattattagcccccctgtttattttttcctcaatttctgtttaacggaaagaagatttttttcaacacatttctaaacataatagttttcataactcatttctaataactgatttattttatctttgccatgatgacagtaaataatattttactagatatttttcaagacacttctatacagcttaaagtgacatttaaaggcttaactaggttaattagggtaactaggcaggttagggtaaataggcaagttattgtataatgatggtttgttctgtagcttaaataatagcttaaaggggctaataattttgaccataaaatggtgttaaaaaaaaattcaaacttcttttattctagcccaaataaaacaaataagactttctccagaagaaaaaatattatcagacatactgggaaaatgtccttgctctgttaaacatcatttgggaaatatttaaaaaagaaaaaaaaattcaaagggggctaataattctgacttcaactatatatatatatatatatatatatatatatatatatatatatatatatatatatatatatatatatatatatatatatatatatatatatatatatatatatatatattttttttttttttttttattattattctggtAAGTGACTATCTGATTCGATCTGTCTTTTTGTATATTgcaatgctgtatttataccaaatgtattgagtgtgagatgggacttgcatatcaggaatatatgtattttgtgttggccactctttgtataaccctgaatTATTTTTTAGCTGGCCAACTGTTTGTTTCAAATGAGTCGTcagtttttgttactgcagactagtacagtaaaatgaaaaaaagaataaatgccaacatgtgtttagtgtttttccttgTTGCAAACACAATATTTTTGGGGGTTAAttttgtgatctcctgattgcaacagagaaatactgggaaatgtctgtagactgatggcatttcatgcagttcagccttataatcttaaaatgtgagcaaaatcacgttttgtcatcactttagacattacgctagagaatcatttaaatactagctgtAAAGAGACATtagtgaagtagcaacggtttatgctgttctgacgtcagctgcagatgaacGGCAGAAGAacgtagttcctcatacaaaagggtttattattattatttgattaactATCCTGCAGTATAGAGTGTATAATGTACATTTCAAAAGTTGTGTCATTGTGTATAATAAAAGTGTCACTGTGTATATAACATTTTTGATTAGGATCAGCTTAATATATTGAGGTTTAATGGAGTGAAATGATTGGTCTGCTCATGAAACTGAACATTatgtacaattatttttattaagctgCGGTcgcaccagagtttgtgtgtgcgaaattctgtcgtgctgcgctgcgaaaaggggcgggattaaacaagatgattagacatttaaaaaagccagcgattgcaccatgttttaaatttctgtccagagaggtcatgtttttttcctcgattggtctcacgcagtcaagtgatgcgatttagcaggtcagagttcaccaagcttgaactttgcaccgcagcgacatgcgaaacttgacgcacgagcattcgcgtgcgtatgaatgaaagtctatgggaggaaaagcccagtgtgaccgcagctttaccctCAGTACACCACCTCAGCAAACGGATATGAGCACATTCTCAACTGGAGCACAAGCTTCCTGTCACATGACATGTCACATAATGAATGCCTTGCTGCGTTTAAACTTACAAGTCTCACATTGCTTTGTCATACCTAATTATCAATTTTAGTTTAAAGCTGGCCCTTAGCTGGAACTTCTATAGCCTTTATGAacattttgtgtaatttttttttgtgaaactggTCAAAAGCAATGTAGAGTAGAAAGTTTGCACTGGTACAAGCTGTAGATAGTCAAGGTCATTGATCTTTCTCGTGATGGCATGACAGATGAAAAATTGGTtgacttttattgttttgtatataggtttgtgtgtttgtctacATGGGTTTGGTGTTAATAGTCTTAGTATTACATTAGCTTCAATTCAAGTAATCAAATATCTTCAAATGTGATTGTAAATAAAGTCAAGGtcagatttttttcttaaaaatgtcCTGGGTTAAATCTTAAGATTATGTGTCTTTGATTATAGTAAGTTGTTCTTTTTTGCTAGTTGTTTAAactttatacatattttaaacataaagaAAATCCTTATTCATCAGCataaaacacatatatttatCAATTTCTCCTGGTAGTTTATTGTATATAATAAAACTGTATGACATTAATTTCTTGTGTGCCAATTAACTTTTCATTTCTTATGTTCACTTATTTTATTCATGAATGTTTTGATGGAAATGGATATGATTTGTTTTCTGAAAGCGGAACAAACTATCTTTCCATTgatatggtttgttaggataggacaaaaTGTAGCTGAGAAAAATGTGAATCATCTGAAATCACTTTgtcaattgtttgtttttttaatctacatACTAAGAAATAAGCTTTGAAAAAGTTGTCAGTTTCTCTTAGCCATGCATAAAttgaattttttaatatatttatggtataaattttacaaaatatcttcgtAGAACATGATCTTCacttaatatctttttttttgtcatgcatATTACTGTACGGTTCTATATACAATTTTAACCAAAATAATTTTTGCCTATTACCAAAAATATACCAGTGCAATTTagagttttgtggtccagggtgacATATTTACATCATATAAAATAGTTTAGAATCATTGCTTTAAAAAGatactgtttattttatgattatgacAATAGCTGTAGGTTGTTTTGCTATACTGTTTGCTTATTGTGTTAAATTATAAGTTTTCCAGGGTGTTTTTGAAGCTGTGGTTTTATTGTTGTGAAACAATTTTTAAGCGTGAGAAATTAGTTTGACCACAGTAGATCCACCCACACATAACACACTATCAGTTTAGACTGATGGAAATTAGCCTCTGTTCTTAGTTTCTCTTCTTTCTATTCACAAGTTGCTTCATGCTATTGAATTCTTTAAATGTGGACTCTCAAGGTAGTCTTTATGGCTATCAATCCAATTTATGTTTATAGCTATTATTAGTATAATATTTATACTACTATATTTTTCAGACATTTCAATAATTGAAATCTGTTAAACTCAGCTCATATACACCAAAACAGATTTTACTGTCTCtgaatttgtttgtatttatgctattttaattcagtttaagcTGAATATAGTGTATTGAAAAAATAGcatattttgtactgtcatcacggcaaaggggaaaaaaaatgcattagaaattagtcattaaatgtttaaaaatgtattgaataatctctccattaaacagcacttagttaaaatttcacaggaaggctaaccattttgccttcagctgtatatacCGTTCTATGTTTAGACTTTCAAATGAAGTGATTGCCCTATTTAGAGATATTGTTGAGAGACATCTCCACCAGACCTAGCATGATTTACAAAGGGCCAATTTAATGTCATGTGAAAATATTTTGAGAGGAAAAGGTATTCTTAAATGATTCCCCTGAAAAAAATCAATACTATCACATAACAAAtagtaacattttgatttagtggctaattcatatgaatttatcAAATTTCATTGATACACTTTAGTACTATTTGCTCATCTTCCAATGAGGGGTCGGTAAAGCATTGAGTTGTTATTTTCATATGAGTTAAGCCATACATATTAACCACTTTTCtgataatatgtaaaatagttacaattCCCTGTGAGATTGGGcaaaatatatatagtaatttatagtaaatactactgCAAccattttgtctgtgtgtgtttaaaagaagccaatagatgtctaaacataaacggcttggctaaaacaaggctaaacttgggctgtcatttaaattgaatagGTCTCTAAGAATagcctaaaactagactagtcatcaataAACAGGAATGACTGACTACGCATAAGTCTGTCTAATCTTTTAATTTGATGACTAGTATATTTTTTTTTGGCTATTCTTAGATGCCTACATTTCACAGACAgcgcaaatataaaaatatatagcttaaaggggctaataattttgaccttaaaatgttttttaaaaaattcaaatgagcttttattctggccaaaataaaacaaataaggcaaagctaataattctgacttcatataaatatatagtagtaaccccaaatcagaaaaagttgggaccgtatggaaaacacaaataaaaaagaaagtagtgatttttaaatttactttgacttgtatttcattgtagaaaatacaacaacacattacTTAGTAATAGTTGTAAACTAAAGTTGAAACAGTAAAGCattcaccactttgtaatgttgccattcctattcacaacacttaaaagacatttagggagtgaagacaccaagtgatgaagtgtttcaggtgtaattttgcccCATTTTTccagcaaacaagtcttaaggtgggcaacagtacagggtctttgctgttgcattttgcgcttcaGAATGTGACACATTCTATATTGGAGataggtcaggactgcagacatacctatttggggttgtatatatGATAACACAACActtccaaaaacaaaaataagaagaTTTCTTTCGACTCTTGAAGCAGAACAGAATTTCAATCCTCTGtcacattcaaaaataataataattctgacaagcATTTCACTAGTTGAACTAAATCTCAACACTTCTACAAT
This region includes:
- the dicp3.1 gene encoding diverse immunoglobulin domain-containing protein 3.1 isoform X3, whose translation is MLKQKRKPREMDCKMADKGHVCLQLGLMVFCSLLKGTSGVADTHVFFSSGENVRLPCNNALSDCTSTTWIYTRNSETVELVGVGKLKNNTERLSLGSDCSLNIKKATKEDYGSYSCRQYVNGEQYGNDAPVYLTVLNVSPSPSQTEISAGRSVTLSCQLYYYYYGVSCDTLFRTEGNQLMWVNQAGENLMTNSRYQISDLSSSRCVISLTTTLLNEDHNREWRCQLAQGNQIKTSASFTVKYSASNATTVKPAQDSDSAVTPENKTEDSDRAVTPENKTEVIAAVAVVFAALAVVFVAVFWVVFKKRAGNPRQAANTDARDPNQHKENYEKINTADDGAYETITMSVPSAQNANEQKDDVTYSEVTLSNKGNKQDRCNETVTYVTIRETECAPQDVLYATVK
- the dicp3.1 gene encoding diverse immunoglobulin domain-containing protein 3.1 isoform X2 codes for the protein MLKQKRKPREMDCKMADKGHVCLQLGLMVFCSLLKGTSGVADTHVFFSSGENVRLPCNNALSDCTSTTWIYTRNSETVELVGVGKLKNNTERLSLGSDCSLNIKKATKEDYGSYSCRQYVNGEQYGNDAPVYLTVLNVSPSPSQTEISAGRSVTLSCQLYYYYYGVSCDTLFRTEGNQLMWVNQAGENLMTNSRYQISDLSSSRCVISLTTTLLNEDHNREWRCQLAQGNQIKTSASFTVKYSASNATTVKPAQDSDSAVTPENKTEVIAAVAVVFAALAVVFVAVFWVVFKKRAGNPRQAANTDARDPNQHKENYEKINTADDGAYETITMSVPSAQNANEQKDDVTYSEVTLSNKGNKQDRCNETVTYVTIRETECAPQDVLYATVK
- the dicp3.1 gene encoding diverse immunoglobulin domain-containing protein 3.1 isoform X1 — encoded protein: MLKQKRKPREMDCKMADKGHVCLQLGLMVFCSLLKGTSGVADTHVFFSSGENVRLPCNNALSDCTSTTWIYTRNSETVELVGVGKLKNNTERLSLGSDCSLNIKKATKEDYGSYSCRQYVNGEQYGNDAPVYLTVLNVSPSPSQTEISAGRSVTLSCQLYYYYYGVSCDTLFRTEGNQLMWVNQAGENLMTNSRYQISDLSSSRCVISLTTTLLNEDHNREWRCQLAQGNQIKTSASFTVKYSASNATTVKPAQDSDRAVTPENKTEVIAAVAVVFAALAVVFVAVFWVVFKKRAGNPRQAANTDARDPNQHKENYEKINTADDGAYETITMSVPSAQNANEQKDDVTYSEVTLSNKGNKQDRCNETVTYVTIRETECAPQDVLYATVK